One genomic region from Camelus dromedarius isolate mCamDro1 chromosome 17, mCamDro1.pat, whole genome shotgun sequence encodes:
- the SPCS1 gene encoding signal peptidase complex subunit 1, whose product MLEHLTSLPTQMDYKGQKLAEQMFQGIILFSAVVGFIYGYVAEQFGWTVYIVMAGFAFSCLLTLPPWPIYRRHPLKWLPVQDSGTEDKKPGERKIKRHAKNN is encoded by the exons ATGCTGGAGCATCTAACCTCGCTGCCTACGCAAATG gaTTACAAGGGCCAGAAGCTAGCTGAACAGATGTTTCAGggaattattcttttttctgca GTAGTTGGATTTATCTACGGATACGTGGCTGAACAGTTCGGGTGGACTGTCTATATAGTTATGGCAGGATTTGCTTTTTCGTGTTTG CTGACACTTCCTCCATGGCCCATTTATCGCCGGCACCCCCTCAAGTGGTTACCTGTTCAAGACTCAGGCACAGAAGACAAGAaaccaggagaaagaaaaattaagaggcatgctaaaaataattga